CTATTTCTAACGCTAAGTTACTGATGATCTCAAGCAGCTTGCTTTTGCCGATCGGTTTTAGTAAATAATCTCTCGCTCCAAGACGAACTGCCTCTTGCGCGTAAGCAAACTCACTGTGTGCAGAGATGACCACCCATTTGACATAAGGATACCGCCGCTTAGAAATCCTCATAAACTCCAAGCCATTCATTCCTGGCATGAGAATATCTGTTAAGACGATATGAATGGGCTGTTCTTCCATAATCTTGACAGCTTCTTCTGTCGACGCAGCAACATGAACACAATAATCTGGATATATACTTCTTATTGTACGCTTGATGCCTTCGCGGATCACCCGTTCATCATCAGCTATGAGAATGTTCACGATTGCTCTCTCCTTCCTGCGGAATCGGCAGCACGATAGCCACTTCGGTTCTTTCTCCAGGTAAACTTCGTATCACAAGACCATATGATTCTCCGAACATATGCTGGAGCCGTCGATGTAGATTTTGAAGACCTATCCCCATTTTCCCATTTTCTTTTGTTGTTGGCCGGTCCAAGGATTCCACCAATGCATTTAGCTTCGCTGCATCCATCCCCTTACCATTATCCTGAACAATGATGTTTAGCACTCCAGCTTCTTCAAGTGTACTAACCATCAGAATCCCTTGGCGGTCAAGCGATTCCAAACCATGTTTTACTGCATTTTCAATGACCGGCTGTACAGTCATCTTGGGAAGGCGAACATCTAACCATCGTTCATCTATATTCATCTCAATCCGTAGACGACCTTCCAGTCGGATTGAAATAATATTAAGATAGTGTCCGATTTGTTCCAGTTCTTCTCGAAGAGTGACTTCTACGTCGGCTTCCCAATGACTACTGTACCTGAACATCGAAGAAAGCGAGAGAACAAGTTCGCCCAGCTGCTCATTTCCTTCCTCATCCAGCATCCAATAAATCATATCCAGTGTATTGTATAGAAAATGTGGGTTTACTTGAGATTGCAAAGCATGAAGCTCAGCATTCTTCTCACTGACGGAAGAGAGCTTTACCCGCTCGATCAGTTCTTCGATTCGGCGAACCATGCGATTGAAGGAAGCAACAAGGATATTAATCTCTTGATAAGAAGAAACATTCACCATTCCCCGGAAATTACCGATCTCCACTTGCTTCATCTCTCGGATCACCTTTTTAAGCGGTAAAGAAATCGTTCGTGAAACAATGGAAGCTATCAGGATGGAGACGAGTACGAGGATAGAGAATACAATGAACAGATAACGTTTCATCTCTACCAATTCCACATTTAGGTCGCGATCAGGAGTAATACTAAGCACCCACCATCCGGAGAAGGACAGTTTAGAAGCGACGAGCAGACGATTCGATTTCTGTTCGACCACTACATTTTGGGAGTTCTGCAAAGATGGGAGTTGCCTTAAATCAGGTTCCTGATCTTTTGCTGAGGATACGAATCGTCCATCCTGCGACATTAAATACACCTGACTATGCTCTCCCAGCTTTACATTATCAAGTGCATCTAGAACAGGCTTCGGATTCATCTCATACAGAACAATACCAATCGGTTTGTGCTCATTAAGATCGTAAATCTGACGACCGAAGGCAAACACAGGACTATCCTCCACTTGATCGATAAGTGAATGTTCATAGACGCCGAGCCAGACCATTTTACCGGAGGAAGCCTGAAGCTGATGATACCAATCCTCCTTCATATATCCTGGATCAACCACATTCATATAGTTTCCGTAATTATAAATCTTTCCTTTATCCGTAATGACATGGATCCCTACGAGGTCATCCCTCGAATAAAAGATAGCTCCGAGAATATTCGTAATCGTCTGTTCATTGATGTAGGCTACTGCGGGCTCATTGCTTGTTTCATTAAGGAGACGTATCAATTCAAAGTTATTGCTGAGTGATTTAGAAAGACTGTCATAGCCCTTGTACAGCAAGCTGAAAAGATCAGCCGTCTGAGCGACATTTTTCTGCGACAAATCACTAATTTTCTCATGAAACTGTACCGTTGTCCGGTTGTAGTAGAGCAGACTCACAATCAGTAGAATGCTAGACATACAAAAAAGAAACAGCAAAAACAATCGATGGTGGATGGAATGAAAGCTGTTTCTCAAAAAGGCTTCCCTCCTCAAACTCATCTGTCCTGCTGCTTCTTCATTATAATTCCATTATTGTAATTTGCAATATAGTATTATCCTTTTACTGCTCCTGCCACCATTCCTTTCGTGATCTGATTAGATAGGAAGAAATAAATTAAAATGACGGGCAGTGCACCCATGACTAGAAAAGCGCCGATATTACCATAGTTAACAGAATACTGGCTAACAAATGTGTACACGCCAAAGGGCAAAGTCTTCAATTTCTCGGAGGAAATGAAGGTGGCCGCTAAGATATACTCATTCCAAATGTTAATGAACGTTAGAATACACACTGTCATTACCGGCGGTACGGAAACAGGAAGAATGATCGTGCGGAAGATACGATATACGCTCGCCCCATCGATAAAGGCCGATTCTTCGATTTCATGCGGAATGCTTTTCATAAACCCACTTAAAATGAACACCGCTATAGGAGTAGAAAAAGCAACATAAGGCAATATGAGCGATAAATGTGTATTCAGAACATGCACATTTTTGAAAATGATCATCAGCGGTAGTAAAGTGGCCTGCATGGGAATCATCATCCCCATTAAGAATATCGTCATGACCAAGTTGCCGTAACGCCAACGGAACCGAGAGATCGCATAAGCTACCATCGAGCTAAGCAGAATGACGAAGATCATCGTTACACCGGTAACCATTACGCTGTTGGATAAATACTTTAGATAACTACCGGACTTATAAGCCTCGCTATAGTTATGCCACTGAAATACATTAGGAAATGAGAAAAAACTGCCATCCAGAATCTCTTCATTGGTCTTCAAGGAATAGAGTAGTAGCCAAAGAAGAGGATATAGCTGGGTAACGACAGGAATCGCAAAGAGAAGATACACGAATCCTTTCTTGACTTTCCGCATGATCGCGCACTCCTTTGCTAACTGAATTTTTTTTCAAGTTTATTAAAGATAGTATTAATGCCAGCAGTAAATACAAGGCACAGTATGACCAAGAACGAAGCGATCGCACTACCATATCCATATTTAAAAGATAGGAATGAGCTGTTGTACATATGTGTGGAAATAACATCTGTAGCATGAGCGGGTCCACCGGCTGTCATGACCATGACGAGATCAAAAGCCTGCAAAGACCCTATAAAGGCGAGTACAATAGATATTTTAAAGATTGGAATAATCAGCGGAAAAGTGATATAGCGATCGGCTTTGAATCCGTCAGCCCCATCGATCTTTGCCGCTTCATACAGCTCATCCGGGATATTCTGAACACCGGTATATTGAATCAGCAAATGGTAGCCGAAATATTGCCAAAGAGATACTGCATAGAGCGCGAACATTGCAATTTTAGGTTCTGTGATCCAATTATGAGTCCAGCTATCTAGCCCAAGTGAGATCAGAACGCCATTCAACATCCCTCCCATGGAGACAGGGTCATAAATCGTTTTCCAGAGCTGCCCAATGATGACCACTGATAAAATAACCGGCGTAAAGTAAATAGAAACTAAAGTGTTTCCTTTTCTCACGTACCGATTTAGAAGGATAGCCATCAACAAACAAAATGGAATTTCCACCATGGAGGCAACAGCATAGAGCAAGGTTCTCCTTACAGATGGCCAAAACACTGGATCATGAAAAAACATCTCTTTGAAATTAGCAAGTCCAGCAAATGTTTTCGTAGTCGTAATTCCGTCCCATTGTAGCAATCCTGTATAAAAGGATACTAGGATAGGAGCAAACACCAAGCACACATACAAAAGCAGGCAAGGTAACACGAAGACGGCTATTGTGCGCGCTGGAACCTTTAGTACCTTCATTATTTCCGCCCCCTAGAATATAAACACGATGCGAAGAAGCGTTTAAGCACCCTCGCATCACGTTTGGAAACCTTCTTATTTATTTGCTTCAAATGCGGTTTGATGTTCTTTTGCCACTTGAGCGGAATCCATTTTTTGAACAAAAAGATTCTGGATGCTGCTGAGATGTACTTGCGCCGTAGCTGGGTTCATAGTATTGTCAAAGGCCAAGTCTCCACCTTTAACCTGATTGAACAATCCTGAAATGTTGATCGCCAGATCAGAATAACCTGCGGCTTTCAAATCTCCCTCCACTTTTTGACCAATCCCTACAGCATTTTTAAGTTCAAATTGTTTTTTAGGAAGGTTCAGTGTGAAGAAGTTCAAGAAGTCTTTCGTTTCTTGTAAATGCTCACTGTTCGCAGAAATGGCAAATGCGCTACCTGGTGCGAGCATGAATTCATTTGGATCCCCTTTACCATTGACGGATGGGAATTGGAAGGCTCCTGCTTTACCAGCCACAGAGGAAGCGTCAACTGCACCTGTTTCCCATGAACCGATCACCCACATAGCAGCTTTACCAGATTTGAAGATATTACCGCCTGCGTTAGCATCAATCGAAGTAGCTCCATCTGGGAATGCACCTGCTTGCACGAGATCTTGGAAACGATCTACAGCTTCTACGAAAGCAGGATCTTCAAATGTTTTTTTACCATCCAGTACATCTTGAAGGAAACCAGGACCTCCATTTGTGCGAAGCAGGATATTCATGAACAAGAATGAACCCGTCCAGGAATCTTTTTCACCGATTGCGATTGGCGTAATGCCCTTTGCTTTAAAGATCTTAACATCTTGGAGTAATTCATCGAATGTTTTAGGGGTGTCTTTAATGCCGGCTTGCTCGAATAGTTCTTTATTGTAGTAGACTACCTCGATGTTATTACCATCTGGTAGTGCATAAACATTGCCATCGAAGCTGTAGTAATCGAGAAGACCGGATTGATAGGTGTCTTTCAGTCCATTTTGATCCAGCATGTCATTCAGGGGAGCGAACAATTTAGCATCAACGAAAGGTTTCATTTGTGCAGCTGGGTTAACAATCGTAATATCAGGAATTTCTTTGGAAGCGGCTTGTGTTTTCAATTTGACCTTTTGCTGGTCCGTATTTAAAGTATCCAGTTCGATGTGAATGTTAGGGTTTTCTTTTTCGTACTGATCGACTAACTCATGAAGCATCTTGTAAGAAGGTGTTGCTGGATCTGGGTAAATATTTTGAAAAGTAATAGTGACCTTCTTAGCGCTTTCGGTTTTTGTAGTTCCAGCATCTGGAGCATTCGTAGCTGTATTACCTTTAGACTCTGTATCGCCTTTACTCTCATTGTTTGAATTTCCACACGCTGCCATACTTAAAACCAAAGCTGCTGATAACGCAATTGTTGAAGTTGCCTTCATTTTTTTGCTGACCATTGTTTGACGCCCCCTGTTTTCGTTATAGGCTAATTATTGTACTGTTAAGCGCTTTCAACAAGGTGTAAAAATTAAGATAAATGGTTTGTTTTTTCTAGAAAAATACAAAATATGTCCGAACATAACGAAACACCCGCTTATTCGGGCGTTTCGATTAAAAATATTTTCGATATTCTGTCTGTTGCAGGCTTAGTTCTATAGCCAATGTTCCTTGCCTGAGAACTCGTTCAATCAGATGTTGAACCAAAATCGGTAATCTTAAGCTTTAGATCAAAGGTCAATGGAATCTGAGTAAATTTCTCGTCCCAATGATCCTTAATCTGTTTCCAGACATGCGGCTTTTCAATGCTAAACCAATCCCCGAATCCTGCTACATCCACTTTGTAGGTGAACTGCATTTTGTGGATAAGACCATTGATATGTTGGGTTAATTTCTCTTCAAATATCTTCTCTAGTTCTTTGAAATAAACAACATCCGAGGAATGCGCATCAACATCCCAATTCTCAATTAGGCGTCCAGTGGACTCAATTGCAACATGAAATGATATCTTCTTATCATCGGTCTCATTCAGCGTAATCTTGCTCTTAACGGATTTAATCTCATAAGTAATTGAATCGTTCGACTGATCATATGCTTTGATGCTCCCGCCTTTTATATCCCCCTTGATCCAGGCAATACTCTCCACATCATTTGGGTCGAGATTGCCGATCCAATGTCCTGTATCTCCCTTGATAATACCGGCTCCGGAAAATTTGACCTCACCTTGTGCCTCCACAACGTTCTGCAACACAAAGCTTTGCTTGGAATACATCAGCCCATCTAGATTCGATAACGTTATGCCCTTCATAACTTTACTGGTTCTGAAGTTGTTACGGACCATCTCCACCAGTCGAAAGGAAGGAATCTCCTCCTCGGTCGTCATAAGCGTATCGGACGCACGCCCTTGGCTAAGAAATATGAGACAGCTCGGACGGATATCGTTATCTCGCAGTACAAAGTCCATTAACTGCCTGATCTTCTCCTGTTGCACTAGATCCTCAGAAATGACTATAACCTTGAGGTGATTGCCTATAATCGGACGGTTCTTTCGTATGGAGAATTGACGGAATACTTCAAACAGAGAATCCCCTGTTTCTGAAATATTGGAAAAATGGGTTTTGGGTGTTTCGCCGCCTTTTCCGGAGCTTCCGATTGTTCTTCCAGGCACAATTTGTACGGTTGCCGTAACTTTATTATGCTTTTGGTAGCTCCCTCCACGTTCCTCAAATTCCCGCTCGAGCGCTTTAGGTTCCCCCTTGTCAAGCGCCAATCCCGTAATAACACTCAGGTCTTCAATTTCTTTACTGCTCCAACAACCAGGCTGCGTAAGCAGAATCATGAATATTAACAGTAAGTGTATAACCCTCTGTCTAAACATTCTGCTTGAGTCCTTTCTTCCTGATCAGTAATACAATCGACAATAACAGTGGCAACAACATAAAAATCAGCACACCCATATAGCCAATCGAATTACCAAGACTGAAGACATCATTGATGCGTTGAGGGATCATCGTGCAGATGAAAATTACAGGCATTAAGGCAAACATCACCGGATGGATCTTCAGGTTGAACACTTGCGAGATTCCAAGTGACGCATTAAAGAAAAAGCTGCAAAAATTGCAGAACATCTGCATCAGCCAGATGACCAACAACGGAAATTCAAATCGTTCAAAAAAGAAACCTGAAATTTCAAAGCTCCGTACCAAATCTATCGTAGGATAGGTGCTGGTGATTACTGAATTGATAGATAGACCGCCGACCACCATTACGACAGTAATCAGATACAGCATCAGCGGGATGCATAATCCGACCAACATTCCCTTGACTGCTTGCTGTGGATGCTGCATAAAGGCCGTCATTGTCATCACAACCTCACAACCGGTAAAGACCAGGATGCTCGACTTCATGCCCCGGATCACCGGCATCATGCCTTCACTCAGAAAAGGACGCAAATGCTGGATATCAAAAATCCTGGTGCTTAAGATAAAACAAATAATCAGGATAAAGATACTGATTGGAAACACAATCTGAAATACGCGAGCAATGGAATTAATCCCACCGTACACCAAGTAAGTACCAACCCAGATGAACGGCATCACAATCGCCCAGATTGGTGTCCCTTCCAGAAGAAAGAACAATGTTACTTCCGCCAGTACACGAATTTCGAATCCCGCAATCACAATAAAATACAGAATCAACAGTGAACTCAGTACACCGCCTGGAAGATTTCCAACAATTTTTTTAGAATACTGAAAGACAGTTTTACCTGGGAATTGCTGGCTAAGCTTCACCATAACCAGTATCACTATTAACACGACGATACCACCCAGCATCACAGAAATCCAGGCATCTGGAGTCTTCACAGCTTGGACAATTTCTCTGGGCAAGGTCAGTATTCCAGCTCCTAGCATCGAATTCGTCAATACTATGGCAGCCTGCGAGGTTGTGATCTTGTCATCAGTACGTTTGAACACTGTGGTCTCCCCTCTACTCATGCTAAGATACATTCTCTAGGACCTGCGCTTTTTCTTTTGGGTCTTCAGCATCTCCGGTCTTCGCTTCATGATGGATAACGGCGCACGGACGAATAAATCCTTCCAGTCACTTACCCGGAAAGGCGAGATAGGGGTGATGTAAGGAACCCCGAAGCTTGAAAGTCGAGTCAGATGACTACAAATCAGCAGAAAGAACAGGATGGTTCCGAACATGCCCAGGACCGCCGCAAATAACATGCCTGCGAATCGTAAGATTCGGAGGGTAATGCCGGCACTGTACATCGGTATGGAAAATGAAGAGATCGCTGTCACGGCGACAACAATTACTAGAAAGGGACTTACAATACCGGCCTGTACCGCGGCATCTCCAATGATCAGACCTCCGACAATCCCCATTGCTGGACCTATGGGTTTCGGCAGACGAATTCCAGCTTCACGCAAGATTTCAATGGAAATCTCCAGAATCAACACTTCGATTAAAGCAGGAAAGGGTACTCCTTGGCGTGTTTCGATAATGGAAATCGCCAGCTGAGTAGGAATTAGCCCCGGATGAAAGGAGATAAAGGAAATATATAGCGCAGGGGCTAACAGAGCCAGAAATGCTGCGCAAAATCGTAGCACCCGTAAAAGTGTACCTGGAAGCCAGCGCTCATAATAATCCTCGGGAGACTGCATAAGCATACTGAATGTCACTGGCACAACGAGTGCAAACGGTGTGCCATCCAGCAAAATAGCGATTCTCCCCTCTAATAAGGAGGCAATCACACGGTCGGGTCTTTCCGTATTTTGTGTTTGCTGAAACGGACTTAAATAATCATCCTCGATCAACTGCTCCACATAGCCAGATTCCAGAATGAAATCCATATCAATTTTGGAGATCCGATCCTTCACTTCCTGTAGCAGATCGGGATTTACAATGTTTTTCATATAAGCGATAACCAAGTTCTTCTTGATTTCGCTGCCTACTTCAACCATTTTCATTTCCAGGTTCTTATTGAGCCCTTGACGCCGCAGCATTGAAGTATTTTCGCTGAGCACTTCAGTAAAGCCAATCCGTGGTCCCCGCAATAAAGCTTCCGAGGTCGGCTCAGTAATTGAGCGCACTGCTCCATGCGGAAAGCCCACCAGCAGCATCTCACGCATGCCTTCGACAATCAACGCAGTGTATCCAAACAGGACAGACTCCTGCAGTTGGTCCAGATCCCTGGCTTCACTAAGCTGAGCCAGCGGGAGCATATTCTGTTTCATATAGGTGTATATATCTTTCGAAGCCTGCGCATCACCGGCAAACATCAGATTCTGCAGCACCTGCTGATTGATTAGCTCTTCGTCCTGCATACCCTCCACGTAGACCAACGCGGCACGTGCCTGAATACCTTTGACTGAGAATTCACGGAAATGCACATCTCCGTTTCCCCCTAATGCCGTTTTTATTGCTGCTAGGTCGGCATCATAGTCCTGGGTAAACGCAGAAGACACACGGTGCTGCGGATTTGCTTCCCGTTTGTCCCCCTTCTTCAGTTCCGCTTCCTGTGATTTGGCCCCTGTCTCCCTAGAGCGTCCGCTTCCAACATAAAAATACAAATACCTGTAAAGATAATAAACTCCTATGGGAAAGAACAGCGTTATCGCCGCTTGCATAAAAATTGTCCAGTCCGGAATATAAGAGACTATTTTAGACCACATCGCAATCATCCTCTTATAGGAATCTTCTAGATACTATTCTCCTTCCGCCCCATTTTTATACAGCTTTTGGAACAGCAGGAAAGGCTAAAACGACGCAAGCGGGATAAAATGTTGTTATGGGGTCCGAACATAACAAAACGCCCACAGAAGCGGACGTTTTGATTTAAAATATATTTCCGATTATTTACTGAGGCTGACGCCACTGTTTCAGCACTTCTATAAGACCGGGAACATCTAATCCATCCAAAGAAAATGCTTTGCGAAGTAGCTCGTGAGGAATAAACTCGTCATACTTTCCGAGATAGGGCGCTTCATCCGGAGATAGCAGTGTTAGAGGATCTGTGGCAGCCATGCTTTCAGCGATAATCTCCGCTTCCAGCATTTCTGCATCTGCCTTACCGGCAACGACCATATAATAGGGTTCCATAGGTACAATAGAACGTAGTCCCAGTGAACTCTTTAAGTTATTCTTGAGAAGGCGCTCCAGCGTGCGGAATTGCCGACTACCCGCCCACGGTAGGATAAACATCGAATCTCCACCTGCTGGCATAACGGAGCGTTCAAGCATTCCACTTTCCTTCGCTAAACGACGGGCTCTTTCAAGCCGCGCTGCCGCACTCGGAGCTAAATACGGATACAAGGCAGTTGCGCCTAAGACTTCACGTATTTTGGTCATAATTCGTGTATGAACATCCCCACCCGCTCCAAGCCATAACGTATCCACTTTACCGCGTGAGGTTTTCACATAAACTGCTTTATGGCGATTATCGACTTCTTCTACCTTCCAAAGCTTCCCCGCCAGAGTGAAGCAGTAGCCAGGAGGTGGTACCGTTGTAATCGAACCGATCTCTTCAGTCCCGTTATAGACAACATGCTCTTCATCGTCTTTGAAGACTGCGTAAAAGCGGAAGTTGTTCACGATCTTCTCCCCCGCCATCCCGATAATCAAGCTACCTTCATCCATCTTCTCGACTTGTCCCATAGCCAGCATATAAGTCATGAAGATATCGTAGTCCGTAGGATCTATGCCATTAAAGGAAGGTAAGCTCAGAACAGCTTCCTTTAATTCCTCCGGCTCCGCCTCCCCCATACTCTTCAATATGCTCATCGTCTGATGGTATAGCAGCCCAACTGGCAGCTGGCGCACCACCTGTGGTTCAACCCACTTCTCGCGTACATATAGCTCTATAACCGCTATCGCTCGCAGCAGCGTCCAAGGCATCCGAGCCGGAAGCTGCGCTTCCTCATCCTCTTCCTCGGGCGTGACAAAGATCATCTCGGATGCGGCGTCACCGCGCCTGCCCGAGCGACCCAGTCGCTGCACAAAGCTTGCGCAGCTATAAGGTGCGCCGACCTGGAGCACTCGCTCCAGCTCTCCTAGATCAATGCCCAGCTCCAGCGTCAATGTCGCTGCCGCAACTGCAGGTCCGGAACCTTGCCGCAGCGCGGCTTCCGTCTCTTCGCGGAGCATCGCGGAGATACTGCCATGGTGAACGTGAAAGACATCCCGTTCCCCACGCTTCGCGGCCGTTCTCCGCAGCTCAAGGGTCGCCGTCTCCGCATCCGAGCGGCTGTTCGTGAAGATCAACGCTTTCTTAAGATGCGTGTGATCATAAATGAAATCGTAGTAAGACTGCTTCGCGCGTTCTAAATGCTCCGCCTGCACTTCGTCCCGTGCATCTGGAAAAGAGAAATGCTCCACACTTAAACGGAGCTTACGCCCGCCTTGTGGAGCGGAGACTTCAACGCTCTCCCGCGTGCCTGCTGCCAGCCACTCCGTTACGGAGGCATAGTCACTAAGCGTGGCCGATAGACCGATTCTGCGCGGTTGGCATCCCGCCATTCGGGAGATTCTCGCTAGTTGACTCAAGACCTGAATCCCTCGATCAGCGCCCATAAAGGCATGCACCTCGTCAATAACAATGAAACGTAGATCATGGAACAGCGCTGGAATGGCATTCGGGCGATTCATCAATAGTCCTTCAAGGGATTCAGGGGTAATCTGTAGCACGCCGGAAGGATTCTGCACGAGTTTGGTTTTATCGGCTTGCGGAACATCACCATGCCAATGCCACACCGGAATGTTGCCTTCACGGAGTAAATCGTTCAGCCGTGTAAATTGATCGTTGATCAGTGCCTTCAATGGTGCGATATACAGAATCCCCACTGAATCGGAAGGACGTTCATACAGCTCGGTAAGCGCCGGAAAAAAAGCTGCCTCTGTCTTGCCAGAAGCTGTACCCGAAGCAATCAGTAAGTGATGCGGCGTATCAAACAGAACACGGCAGGCATCCACCTGCGCCTCGCGCAGGGTCTCCCAGCGGTTCTTATAAATGAATTCTTTAATAAATGGAGCCAGCCTATAAAACGGATTATCACTCATAATTCAAACTCCGCCAGGAACCCATCCAGCTCGTTTTGTTCTGTCTCAACAGGTTTAGAGGTCCGTTCACCTACTAGCTTCTCGAATGAGATCTCCGGATGCTGGTGCAGTGTGTGTAGCAGATCCATGAAATCTCGAACCACCTCGCGCGGAGTCAAGAGTTCGTCAGCCCCTAATCTCCCTACGGCTTCTTCCATAAAATGAACCAATTGTTCCTGCGTTAACTGTGCTTCATAACCATAATGAAGAGCATGGATATCTCTAAGCTTTTGTAAAAGAACCAGAATCTCTTCGTGTGAGAGCATGTCCAGCGCAATGATAGGTCCAGTGTAATTATTCAGACCCGCCGCACCATATCGTCCTGCAACTAATCTAGAACGCAGTGCCTCATAGCTAAATAACCCACGCCTTCCATCCTCCACAAATTGCGGAGTACCTCCTATAAAAATTCCTAAGCTTTCTGCCTTGCCTTGCATTGTATCGTTGAACATCGTAAGCAGTTTCTCATAGTTACTCTGACGTGAGATGCTGTTCGTGATTTTGTAGAGATTGACGCCTTCGTCTATAAACAGTAGCAGTCCCTTATAACCAATAGCAGAAGTGAATTCCGCCCACAGCTTCATATAATCATACCAATTGTCATCATCAATAATCACGCCTACACCGAGTGCTTTTCGTGCTTCCGTTCGAGTGGCGAATTCACCTCTTAGCCAGCGAAGAGAATCCTGCTTCAATTCATCGTCAGCGAGCTTATGTGCATTCCAATAAGAAGCCAGCACTTTGGCAAAATCAAATCCATGTACCAAACCGCGCATTTCAGAGGCTACAGCATAGATTCGTTTCTCTACTTCGTCACCAAGCTGGGGGTGATCAGGGCCGTATTCATTCTCCTGCATCACTGACTGCTGAAGCGTAATGATCCATTTTTGTAGTATAATCTCTAGTGCTCCTCCATCTGGACGCGTCCGGGTAGATAAATGACTCATCAGCTCACGGTAAGTTGCGAGACCTTGTCCTTTCGTTCCCACTAATCTTCGTTCAGGGGATAGATCAGCATCTGCTACAACAAAATCACGGTCCATTGCATAATTACGGATCATCTGCAGAAGAAAGCTTTTTCCGCTACCGAATTTTCCTGTAATCAGCTTAAAAGCAGCTCCACCCTCCGCAATGTTGTCCATATCTCTCAATATAGCTTCAATCTCTGGCCGGCGGCCGACAGCTATATGCTCTAGTCCGATACGCGGAACCACACCGGCTGTCAGTGAATTGACTAGCGCTGTCGTCATGCGTTTGGGTATTTTTAATGCACTCATCAAAAGTTCACCTCATTAAATATTAAGCAGATTAGTTGTATATTCCTCTGCTATTTCTTCTCCGTCTATGATCAAGTCACCGAGAATGTCCATTGCGATTTCATTAATCTCGTCAATCAAGAGCTCTGACATCGTGCCGTTTGCAGCAGCTAGCTTCTGCAGTGCTTGTCTTCCGTCCTCTTTCAAAAGAGCAAGCAGAGCTCCTCGT
The window above is part of the Paenibacillus sp. FSL K6-0276 genome. Proteins encoded here:
- a CDS encoding GerAB/ArcD/ProY family transporter, with the protein product MFKRTDDKITTSQAAIVLTNSMLGAGILTLPREIVQAVKTPDAWISVMLGGIVVLIVILVMVKLSQQFPGKTVFQYSKKIVGNLPGGVLSSLLILYFIVIAGFEIRVLAEVTLFFLLEGTPIWAIVMPFIWVGTYLVYGGINSIARVFQIVFPISIFILIICFILSTRIFDIQHLRPFLSEGMMPVIRGMKSSILVFTGCEVVMTMTAFMQHPQQAVKGMLVGLCIPLMLYLITVVMVVGGLSINSVITSTYPTIDLVRSFEISGFFFERFEFPLLVIWLMQMFCNFCSFFFNASLGISQVFNLKIHPVMFALMPVIFICTMIPQRINDVFSLGNSIGYMGVLIFMLLPLLLSIVLLIRKKGLKQNV
- a CDS encoding spore germination protein, with translation MWSKIVSYIPDWTIFMQAAITLFFPIGVYYLYRYLYFYVGSGRSRETGAKSQEAELKKGDKREANPQHRVSSAFTQDYDADLAAIKTALGGNGDVHFREFSVKGIQARAALVYVEGMQDEELINQQVLQNLMFAGDAQASKDIYTYMKQNMLPLAQLSEARDLDQLQESVLFGYTALIVEGMREMLLVGFPHGAVRSITEPTSEALLRGPRIGFTEVLSENTSMLRRQGLNKNLEMKMVEVGSEIKKNLVIAYMKNIVNPDLLQEVKDRISKIDMDFILESGYVEQLIEDDYLSPFQQTQNTERPDRVIASLLEGRIAILLDGTPFALVVPVTFSMLMQSPEDYYERWLPGTLLRVLRFCAAFLALLAPALYISFISFHPGLIPTQLAISIIETRQGVPFPALIEVLILEISIEILREAGIRLPKPIGPAMGIVGGLIIGDAAVQAGIVSPFLVIVVAVTAISSFSIPMYSAGITLRILRFAGMLFAAVLGMFGTILFFLLICSHLTRLSSFGVPYITPISPFRVSDWKDLFVRAPLSIMKRRPEMLKTQKKKRRS
- a CDS encoding DEAD/DEAH box helicase, with translation MSDNPFYRLAPFIKEFIYKNRWETLREAQVDACRVLFDTPHHLLIASGTASGKTEAAFFPALTELYERPSDSVGILYIAPLKALINDQFTRLNDLLREGNIPVWHWHGDVPQADKTKLVQNPSGVLQITPESLEGLLMNRPNAIPALFHDLRFIVIDEVHAFMGADRGIQVLSQLARISRMAGCQPRRIGLSATLSDYASVTEWLAAGTRESVEVSAPQGGRKLRLSVEHFSFPDARDEVQAEHLERAKQSYYDFIYDHTHLKKALIFTNSRSDAETATLELRRTAAKRGERDVFHVHHGSISAMLREETEAALRQGSGPAVAAATLTLELGIDLGELERVLQVGAPYSCASFVQRLGRSGRRGDAASEMIFVTPEEEDEEAQLPARMPWTLLRAIAVIELYVREKWVEPQVVRQLPVGLLYHQTMSILKSMGEAEPEELKEAVLSLPSFNGIDPTDYDIFMTYMLAMGQVEKMDEGSLIIGMAGEKIVNNFRFYAVFKDDEEHVVYNGTEEIGSITTVPPPGYCFTLAGKLWKVEEVDNRHKAVYVKTSRGKVDTLWLGAGGDVHTRIMTKIREVLGATALYPYLAPSAAARLERARRLAKESGMLERSVMPAGGDSMFILPWAGSRQFRTLERLLKNNLKSSLGLRSIVPMEPYYMVVAGKADAEMLEAEIIAESMAATDPLTLLSPDEAPYLGKYDEFIPHELLRKAFSLDGLDVPGLIEVLKQWRQPQ
- a CDS encoding ATP-binding protein; the protein is MSALKIPKRMTTALVNSLTAGVVPRIGLEHIAVGRRPEIEAILRDMDNIAEGGAAFKLITGKFGSGKSFLLQMIRNYAMDRDFVVADADLSPERRLVGTKGQGLATYRELMSHLSTRTRPDGGALEIILQKWIITLQQSVMQENEYGPDHPQLGDEVEKRIYAVASEMRGLVHGFDFAKVLASYWNAHKLADDELKQDSLRWLRGEFATRTEARKALGVGVIIDDDNWYDYMKLWAEFTSAIGYKGLLLFIDEGVNLYKITNSISRQSNYEKLLTMFNDTMQGKAESLGIFIGGTPQFVEDGRRGLFSYEALRSRLVAGRYGAAGLNNYTGPIIALDMLSHEEILVLLQKLRDIHALHYGYEAQLTQEQLVHFMEEAVGRLGADELLTPREVVRDFMDLLHTLHQHPEISFEKLVGERTSKPVETEQNELDGFLAEFEL